In Helianthus annuus cultivar XRQ/B chromosome 3, HanXRQr2.0-SUNRISE, whole genome shotgun sequence, a single window of DNA contains:
- the LOC110932165 gene encoding MDIS1-interacting receptor like kinase 2: MRHTITITHLVDVMVFCFMLSQTTTATNANKSLEAKALVACRKCHWYILSWSLPWDGTGLGSLNLSSFPNLVSLHITYCDVEGSIPEQIGLLSNLTQLSLYHNRLTGNLPVSLTNLTRLDYLDLGGNNFSGNIPDSFTNLIRLKTLFLDSNSFSGEFPALLTNLIHLESLSLSRNNFSGELPVSLANLTRLELLDLSRNNFSGELPVSLTNLTHLKRLSLFDNNFSGNLPVSLANLTHLEVLFLDDNNFSGELPVSLANLTHLELLSLSNNKLTGPIPPSYGSMLNLIALDLSTNQLNGSIPNQITHLQHLRSLNLGDNNFDGPIPSNSSNLGQLKFLNLGMNSINGPIPLELAYLKNLEYVDLNNNTLVGSVHGNLSRLSYLDISSNQLSGNLSFQNPCNLQHLDLSMNHMTGPLTSLLVCNHLEYLDLRSNNFVGEKVNNLEFPYLKFLNQSLNKNLTAISHSPSSIQNREPDLSCNALSEQSTCKAHMRRQKVVHHLTIFLPIIVGLCFLLLVYRCYKNHNSTAKKIQPETIKHGNVCSILNYDGTIAYEDFITATDDFDLKYCIGTGGYGSVYEAKLPSGQTFALKKLHGFEAKQPAFDQSFKNEVQVLTNLRHKNIVRLYGFCLHNKCNFLVYEYMEKGSLFCALSDSELAVQVDWIKRVNIIKDMAHALAYMHHDCSPPIVHRDISSNNILLNSELEGFVADFGAARLLDPDSSNQTVIAGTLGYIAPELAYNMIVTEKCDVYSFGVVALETIGGKHPGDLLSSLNYSTNRGTTLENILDKRLAYPTDRWIEKEIVRVCNVAVGCILIDPKCRPTMREVSQELSC, from the exons aTGCGGCATACTATTACTATTACGCATCTTGTCGATGTTATGGTGTTCTGTTTCATGTTATCACAAACCACCACTGCTACTAATGCCAACAAGTCATTAGAGGCAAAAGCTTTGGTTGCTTG CAGGAAGTGTCACTGGTATATACTTAGTTGGTCATTACCTTGGGATGGAACTGGTCTTGGAAGCCTCAACCTCTCTTCATTTCCAAACCTTGTTAGCCTTCATATTACTTACTGTGATGTTGAAGGAAGCATCCCAGAGCAGATTGGTTTGCTCTCAAATCTCACCCAACTTTCTCTTTATCACAATCGACTCACAGGTAACTTACCTGTTTCTCTCACCAATCTCACCCGTTTAGACTACCTTGATCTTGGTGGTAACAATTTTAGTGGTAACATACCTGATTCTTTCACCAATCTCATTCGTTTGAAAACCCTTTTTCTTGATAGTAACAGTTTCAGTGGTGAGTTCCCTGCTTTGCTCACCAATCTCATCCATTTGGAATCCCTTTCTCTTTCTAGAAATAATTTCAGTGGTGAGTTACCTGTTTCCCTTGCCAATCTCACCCGTTTAGAACTCCTTGATCTTTCTAGAAATAATTTCAGTGGTGAGTTACCTGTTTCCCTCACCAATCTCACCCATTTAAAAAGACTCAGTCTTTTCGATAACAATTTCAGTGGTAACTTGCCTGTTTCCCTTGCCAATCTCACACATTTAGAAGTCCTTTTTCTTGATGATAACAATTTCAGTGGTGAGTTACCTGTTTCCCTTGCCAATCTCACCCATTTAGAACTCCTTTCTCTCAGTAATAACAAACTTACTGGTCCAATCCCACCATCTTATGGTTCCATGCTCAATCTCATAGCCCTAGACTTGAGCACAAATCAACTCAATGGATCCATCCCTAACCAAATTACTCATTTGCAACACCTACGTTCATTGAATCTGGGTGACAACAATTTTGATGGTCCAATTCCCTCAAATTCTAGTAACCTAGGCCAACTGAAATTTTTAAACCTTGGCATGAATTCCATAAATGGTCCCATACCTCTAGAATTAGCATATTTGAAGAACTTAGAATATGTGGACcttaataataatactcttgtgGGTTCGGTTCATGGAAATCTGTCAAGACTTTCTTACCTTGATATTTCATCAAACCAGTTGTCTGGTAATTTGTCTTTTCAAAATCCATGTAATCTACAACATCTAGACCTCTCTATGAATCACATGACTGGACCTCTCACAAGTCTTCTAGTTTGCAATCACTTAGAATACTTAGACCTCAGAAGTAACAATTTTGTAGGAGAAAAAGTTAATAATTTGGAGTTTCCGTATTTGAAGTTCTTAAATCAGTCTCTAAATAAGAATCTGACTGCAATCAGCCACAGTCCTTCTTCAATCCAGAATAGAGAACCTGACTTGTCGTGCAATGCTTTAAGTGAGCAATCAACCTGCAAAGCACATATGCGAAGACAAAAAGTGGTCCACCATTTGACCATTTTTCTTCCCATCATTGTGGGACTTTGCTTTTTGCTTCTTGTTTACAGGTGTTACAAAAATCACAATTCCACAGCTAAGAAAATCCAACCGGAAACAATAAAACATGGAAATGTGTGCTCAATATTGAATTATGATGGAACAATTGCATATGAAGACTTCATCACTGCTACAGACGATTTTGACCTCAAATACTGCATTGGAACTGGTGGCTACGGCAGTGTTTATGAAGCCAAACTGCCTAGCGGTCAAACGTTTGCTTTGAAAAAACTCCACGGTTTTGAAGCCAAGCAACCAGCATTCGACCAGAGTTTCAAGAATGAAGTCCAAGTGTTGACCAACCTAAGGCACAAAAACATTGTCAGACTCTATGGTTTTTGTTTGCATAACAAATGCAATTTCCTTGTATATGAATACATGGAAAAGGGGAGCCTGTTTTGCGCCTTGAGTGACAGTGAATTAGCTGTTCAAGTGGATTGGATCAAGAGAGTGAACATTATCAAAGATATGGCTCATGCTTTGGCATACATGCATCATGATTGTAGCCCTCCTATTGTTCATAGAGACATATCAAGCAACAACATTCTCTTGAACTCGGAACTGGAAGGATTTGTTGCTGACTTTGGAGCAGCCAGATTGCTCGACCCAGATTCCTCCAACCAGACGGTAATTGCGGGAACTTTGGGATACATTGCTCCAG AGCTTGCGTATAACATGATCGTGACtgaaaaatgtgacgtgtatagCTTTGGGGTGGTGGCGCTTGAAACAATTGGAGGGAAGCATCCTGGAGACCTCCTCTCATCCCTGAACTATTCGACTAATCGTGGTACAACTTTGGAAAATATATTAGACAAGCGACTCGCTTATCCAACCGATAGATGGATTGAAAAGGAAATTGTGCGTGTTTGTAATGTCGCAGTAGGGTGCATTCTCATAGATCCAAAGTGTCGGCCAACAATGAGAGAGGTGTCTCAGGAACTATCATGTTGA